DNA from Aphis gossypii isolate Hap1 chromosome 3, ASM2018417v2, whole genome shotgun sequence:
GTTTCATTGAAACTCTAATTACTGATCCATAATTCTGAATAACTAGATTTGGGGAATGACAAACAATTCATAGAAACACTGGCCTTCGAATAGTTTTTACGCAGGAATATTATACTAGATAATTAGGATAATTATTATcctaaaacataatttcaaatgtataataacttaacaaattggacaaattaaaatatttgcaacagtattgattacaataaaattacaggtccaaaaatatgtacacactacacacgCGATCAGtttgtctataaatatgtaGGTTGTTCCGAAATTTCGTACAGTTACTTACAAGTTTTTTGTACGTTATTTACGAAAATggcatacaatatacacatatcTGGACCAAAAATGATTATGCATAACAAAACTTTAGcagaaatgtttataaatcaattgaaTAACAACGAGGGTCTTTTCGGAGTAAGATATTTGATGTTGTATGATGATTACGGACATACATGCGCAgttctttacattttttaaattataatatacctttcatgtactttaatatttatgtttatcgtGTATACAGATCGACTGTTCGACTGGTAAAGAGTACGGttatcaaaaattgaaaaaagacGTTTTAGCAGTGACTactgcatttaaaaaatatgaacttgGACATGGAGACGTCGTAATGATGACAGATTATGGTTCGTACGAAGGACAAGTAGTTATGTTAGCTGGAATTTTGATGGGAACCACTATAGCTGCATTGGAtcccaatttaaaaaaaagtaatagtaatgatattatttgatttcgaACAATAATATCgcttgatttattttgttttatttattattaacaatgtttttaGGTGTCTTGATAGAGCTCATTAATGAGTCCAAGCcaaacgtattattttgtaatacgtttagtataaatataatgacagatattttaaataatatcacaagTCAACCGATATTGAAGATTTCTACTATAGTTTGTGATGGTTTTACTACCTATTCAAGTATAGTGGTTGCGGTGGAAGACAATTTGTTTATTCGTccgataaaatcaaaaaacccAGTTGGCCCATGTGCTATTGTATATTCGAGTGGTACTACAGGAACTCCGAAAGGAATTTATTTGTCGGATAACGCTTTGAAATCAGCTTTAATATCGTTCAAGCAGTGAgtacataaataactaattaataaattgatcaaTCAGTTCATGGATTTAAAAGTTAGggaatttagtttaattttttaatgacataaaatgttttaagatcGTTGATGGAAGAAcctattgaaaacaaatttatgatGACTTCACCTATATTTTGGTACACGGGAATGTTATTAATGATGCTCAGTGTTCATTTTGGCAAACCAAGATTATTCTTCTCGACAAATCCGACCACTGAACAAATACTTTGTTCAATagacaaatttaaagtaaacaataaactcatttattatttattacttgaaattttttactagGTAAACGATAAATATTCACTcactgattataattataagtttaaatattgtatgtgtaAAATTAGATTAGATAACTGTAAatgaagtacataatatatataatatatatgttacctAAAAAGATGGTATTTAGTTAATGTTGACAATGACTAGTCAATAACGATAATCCCTAATTTAGTAAGTAATTAACGTCAATATCTAGTCATTGATGATAattcctaataaaaaaaaggcattggtgataagtaataatattaaaagttaagttaaaaaataatacttattgcttattatcataaacttaatacctacctatgggCTATGTTTCATAATCAGATCGATCACCGATAAAGCGGTGttgatatttgttttgatacggatttataacattgtttaatataatacagaaatgtttataaaactacGAAAGATCCAACATTGCCTATCCTTTAGAGTCATTGTCGACAAGAACTAGGATATCACGACAATTCctgaattatcatattttccggtaacatttatatacaatatacatgcataatatagtatatcatatacgatataattaacgtaagtttatgtattatagccAACATTTTTGATGACTGGTGTAGCTGCAATCAATAAAATGATGTTTTGTCAGATAACAAATggtcacaaatataatatacaaagtttAATGACATGCGTGGTTGGTGGGTCTCCGATGCGAGCTGATTTACAAAAGACAATAGTAAACAATTTACTGCAGGGAAGGATACCGATTAAACAAGGGTACGGTGCTTCTGAACAAGGTATTATAGCCGTTTGGTCTATGGATTCAGATATAAGTACCGTCAAAGACGGATCTGTTGGGAGACCAGCAGCTGGTATAGAAATCAaagtaaatagaaaaaaatgtttatcgtgagtattaattaataattatattttaaacattgtttttttagatTGTTAACTTGAAAACCGGCAAATGTGTTGGTCCCAATACTGAAGGCGAAATTCGTATTAAGTCGGTGTCCAACATGGAGGGATATGTCAACGATATGAAAAAAACGATTTGTTCGTACGACGAGGATGGTTGGTTCAAAAGCGGCGATGTTGGATATTACACGGACGACTGCTGTTTGTTCATTGTCGGGCGGATTAAAGAGTTGATGTTTTACAATCACAAGAGggtacgataaaatattaatcgattTTGAATTTCGTTTTAGACACTTGTGATATTCTTAGCATCACGCTTTACGCAGTTACATATATACTtaggtacatactatataaaatgaatgtcCATAGATCGCACCAATTGACATAGAAACCGTTTTATTAAGTCATCCTGCGGTACTCGATGCCGGAGTGACGGGCAAAAATAGTGTTCACGGAGATTTGTTGATAGGAGTTGTCAAAGTCAAACCGGGACAAAATATCGAACCCGAAAAACTCGTATCGTATGTCAATGGTGAGATTATACAATcatggataataatatgttccacCGCAATTTGTTTAGTTTCCCGTtgtaaaattgttgataaaatatttttcagatagAGTGAATGACCACGAGAGACTACGCGGTGGTATTATATTCGTAGACGATGTGCCTAGATCTCCGGCCGGTAAATTGAAACGTGAAGAACTTCTAAATCtcatacaataattgtatttacatacaatttaggtattatcaattaaaataaaatgtaataggaaaaaaaatatataactaaactacttatcattttatgactaatataatatgtagtttggtgagagtaaaaaaaaagacggttcattaaaaattaagcaaagtttaataatgtattaacccAGTTAAGAAGAAAAGTGGTTTTTCcatactttaaaatacttatttatttgtttccttagcataatattttgaaatatttatacattttgaaaagagaataacaattaaattaaattttaaactaaaattataaaaattttatttcgagATAGACTTTTgcaattgttttgaattttaattacattaacgTTTTTACAAAAAGTTGTTACCAAcacaaatcgaaaaaaaactttaaaaattcaaaaatggttctgaataatatattaaattctatcATGTCtagaaatattaacattttgtgaaaatttcaagtatgtaAGATTAGTCATctttaatttaagtacaaCGAAAAACAAACAACCATTGATGTTTGTCAAAAATTGGTGTTGCATAAAAATATCCGAtgtccattaaaatattttctttttttggttattaaaatgtgaattttttacttttgactctGTCCTTTTCCTAACTACTATCCTAATAGtaactagatccaattttGGACCGAACCGTTCCAAATCACTAACTAAGTTAAATATTGaagcatttttaatacacCAAACGATTATAACAGACACttagatactaaaaaaaaacaacatagtACTCATTGTAGAATCAGTTCATAACTCAATcagaatatgaatttatatacaaaaaccaTCATTGTATAAAGCGATTCTATCCAGCGACAAAATTGTACAACCTGTAGTATGTAcgtataattactaataattaagattcgataaattaaaatctatagcctaattagtttttgaaacataatattgtacaataaaacaattgttgGATTACAAGTGATTaagtaaacataaaacaataaaaaaataagtaaataaataatactctaACTGTTAGAGTCTAACAGTATAATTCTTGGCTCACCGATAGCACACATTTCgctaacaatttttaacgtttttatgattttatttgaaaaaaaattttctttacgAAGTTTAATAGTATGAgttatcgtttatttttattattgtataatattattccatgTTTATTACCAAAAACAGTTATAATTCGTTAAGAAATgtacgaaataattattatgtaaacaaacCCTCATACTTCAGTCGGCGGCAATATTCCAATGACGTCAGAGAGGTACCGTTTAACGTCGCCTCTGAATTGTTACTTGTGTGTAATTGATTCGAGATATAAGCGTTGATTGCCAATAAGGGATGGTTTaagactttttaaattatttgtttaaaaaaaaataatgtacctaatagtaggtatattataataatgataatgaaataataaagtgaCTGACGTATTATCTTATagtattcatttaaatcataGACCTTATAAGGTCTATACAACATCATTCTAGCTATTTATAAGTACCGGTcgagaaaattaaattccCTGAGATGAAATTCgcgtaattactaattacctTCCTCCTGATCGTCGGAGGATTCTCGAGGTCGTGATTCGAGAATGACCAAGTACGccgttagtaaaatatatagtaatcgttaaattataataaatttaataagtaaaatgtaatataaaaaattatataactacataaatatagaTGCGCATGCGCCTTACCTTATTGGCAGCTGTCTGAATACGCAGTTAACGTTATAAGACGGATAAAGGTTTTAAACactcaaattaaaatgaagCAACACTGTTTAATttcgatttgaaaaaaaaaggaaacgaTCCAGTTGTCGCTCGCAATATCTGGTGTTGAGATGTCTTAGATGGTTTTAGGTACTCCTGCACTGGTTTCTTTGGCTGATGCTCATGCACTCGGCTCTTTGAAGGGTGCTCATGCACTGATGAGAGGAGACGATCTCGGTCAAGCCGGCCAGAGTCGCATCAAAGGTCTCCGTGCTACAAAGAAATTGTCTTTATCCCCGGCGACAGAGACTCTCACTGGACCATCTATTGTCTCCGGCGGCACACGAAATAGATCACATGTGTTGAGCCACATTATTAACACAACTACGTATATAGTATCCTACGTGatcaaataatgtaaatcgTTCCTTTCATCGGTTATTTAAGACGTTTATTGGAGTTATAGGTTTTATCTGCATGCGACAACTTAACCgttatttatttcactaaataaaaataagcgaTTTACAATCATGATATCCGAGCATATCGTTACAGCTGCAGTTAACTCGAGTAGCCCAAGTCGTTCGGCGCGAATGCGTGATTACGTAGGTAATTAACTCCGTGCTACCGTTCGGTAACACATGGTTGTTGACTCCAGGTTAACCAGACgaccataattaaataatcaggTTATTTTAAATCCACTGATATCAATAGAGTTAACTCTACTTTGCCTACAACTCTAACGTACTCGACTCCGACCAATCATATTATCCGAACGCACACACCTCCGGTGGTACGACAACTCGGTAATGGCACAGATTACACACACTAATTTCCATTAACTACTCGCACAATGACaccgtttaataataactacctaaatattattctttaaaacacGCTATGCACCAACCTCCttaattacacacacacacacgcgcgcgcgtaTGTATACGCGACTTAAAATATAAGCGAAATTTCGATGATCGTCGTGAAGCTCGTTTTATATCGCTTCTGAGTACTGAAAATAGACGTGGCACATTCaacaacaacataatatagtagataATCATAAACCGTTATTATTGTCAACTAATGAAACCGATTTCAATATTAGttcaatttttgttatgaAGGGCGTAATACAAAAGTTGCATCGCTAAAAAAATACGACCAAACCGCCAGCGTTTTGTCAATgagtgaaaattaaatcacagacgataaaaaaaaaaaaaacagattccCGAATCCCGATCGtgcctataatttattaatatagtgcacagataatttaatataatattaagatgtaATGATATATCGTCATGCTCTCTATGATCGCAATCAAaaccgtataaaataaattcttgtgAATTTGTTTACCAATAGAGAGCGCTACCATGTAGTCAGATTGGCAATAAGCACTTTGAGGCCGTTTCTCgcctatacatatttattgcaCTCGTCACACTACcgttatactttaattatactacCTTCGTGGCTTcgtggtattataatattcataaataatatttttatctatacacTGATTGCACtgtttaacaattattgttcgACTCTTTGTCTTTGACGTCACATTCCTGTTCAGTAAATAACCGTTTTCTATGGTGACATTAGTgaagactattattattactattcgtCACGGACGCTTTTGCGTTAATAGTACTCATAAAAGTTCCCCTTCAGATGCGTGACCGCcatacctatctattttatgTTAGGGACGACCGCTTTCTGCGCGTGACCAAACGATCCTcacaacataatttatgtgGGCGTGAGAATGAGagcgatacataatattatattaatcgacACAGCCTACCACTATATTGATCACAACTTAcctactaaaagtaaaataaattcctttaatagctatatatcaaacaataaatttagtgAAATAAGTGGACAGACCGTCTCAACTTAAAATCGTTTGGTATAAATTGATGTTTAGATACcaccagaatttttttttgaaacgtaCTACAACGAGTTTAGCAAATCAGTATTTTGGAAGTAATGTCCTTCCAAAGTTTGGGATTTACAAGTTTTTACATATGCGCACAACGCTGTAGCCTATAGGTACTTTACAGCTGAGCACCACTTCTATAACGAATTTTTCGAttctttttttacatattttaatggattATGGATGATTGTGAAATTGTATCACAATTAATGTAAACAACAGATATGCTGGTGGTCTTAGGGgtgattattattcttattttactgGTAGATAATGGATTACCTGAATTTACTTGATAAAATTGCTTGCTTAAACTAAATGTAGTTCATTATGGTTTTGCAGATCCACTGAAAAGATGTTACGGTtcaatacctaatattgtGGTATTATGGTATtggacaaaaaaatttattacaatataatttacatacaatgaacaacaatatgaaaataaaataatttcaaattgcaTTTGTTGTAGTTAGTAACatgtgtgatattattatttacatattaggtacattatactataaatgcattttatacctcaaaaatatttaaaatggatagattaaattgtaatgtttatcacaaataaagtaatttaattgatttttatttgataatattgttaataaaatccaaaacactatgttaaaataaactaaggcataatgcataaaaaaattgtaaatagatATATGTTTCCGtctatcatatatatatttttaaatgttacgtaatattttcattttattttattacaaaaaagtgCCTACGACTTGAGTCATTAAGATAAACAACATTAATGGTCATACCacacaataaaaaactataatatattatataataggtacctaatagtaattatgataactgaaaagtattaaatatctatcatGAAGGACATacactaaatttataaaaacttactcACTTTAAGATTAGTgttaaatacacatattattcaaaaaataatatcgattaatttgcagctataatataaaatttttacttaattatatgatGATTAGTGATTACTTTTATATGTAAACTAGAAGCATATAGaaagaatatcaaaaaaattgtcacTAAACAGACTTAAATGCTGTTCTATTAAGAACTATTTGTATAAGATATTGTCAAAAATACCattctaagaaaaaaaatttttttatacctataattacaataaaaaaagacaaaagTTGGTTCATTAGTTTAGatagtttaaacaaaattaaaaaactttgtaTTTCAATTACCAGTTTTAATGCAAATTTATAACAAGAACAGCTTTCCTCTATTTTTTTGAATCCGTGATTAAAtgtcttttataaattttaaaacgcgattatctatttattataaaaaatattaaaataaataatattgattttatcaagattcagttataattttaattttatacacaattatacaatttatttttcaaaaagggCTGAAAAACTACTAACTCAAActggatatttttaataaatcaaaaaatgtagctaacattttgaaatatgatatagacataataataatttatattctaataaagctttaaatttatatttagtttatttaactattattggataattttattttatttctattttctacacatattttataaagaaataattgcatatttttaagattttgttGGGTGCCTCAAGTTTTGAGGACTGGTCATgagataaacatattttgttttgtgattcttatttcttattaatgagagaaaattaaataattatctatttttttttatatgaacaaTTTTCACCAAAACTGAATATGATTCAAGATTTTTAAGGAAGAAATTGGAGTGCTTCAAAACATATAGGTTCAAAATCAAGATTTAAGGGACCCGGTGCcgggtttttaaattttctgcaattctgtaaaatttgaaaatcaaattttgtattttagttactactttaattataatactttctCACTTATTTACTACCCAATACCTATTTAAGGGGGGTTGATATGgtgtattatatcaaaaaatgacTTCACAGGAATAATTCTCAGGCCTTGTAGAATTATCGAATTTtggtaactatatttttatttgaaagaagAAGACTTCCTACAGACCACATCAAActccaatttttattttacttaaaataatagtaaaatataatttatacaaaattgcataaaattgtattatttttgaagacaGATTATAAAGtttgagattaaaatatttaaaaacagagATCAATGTGGCTTGTAGAATATTACCctctattagttaaaaataaaattataaaatttggttGATTTTACAGAACAGAATCCCTATTCTCGTAGAGCAGGGGTcaccaattaatattttctgtggGCCCCATTAAGAATTCAGAAAATTATCGAGAACCATAAAAATtcgaagtacataatatttattataatatgccgaTTAGATTaggttatgtattaaattatcggTTTTTTCTCTCCTTGTCTGCGGgccagttaaaattaattcatccgCGGGCCGCCATTTGGTAACCCCAGCCATAGAGCGTACTTTTGTGTACAAAATCCCACGGGTGCCTTAAAGAAGTTAAACTTGTAAATTCAGCAATCACTTGTATTGGACTAGGACCTTGACACTAATAAGAACATAACTGCAACCATGGTGGCACGGtagttaaatttcaaattttttttcttaaaaatattgacggTTTTCGAGTCTTAAGTTATAAAACAGTTTTGTTCTTTTGGCCGTACAatgatatagtaaaaaaagtcATTGTAATTCTTgacaatgaaataaataataaatattattacataacaaatgaatcaaattataaatttatattatttttaacgtacaaaaaatgttttttttaacaaataattactttcttttcttttttaatttattcattttcctattttcttttcttattTTAGATGCCATTTTAGGATTAgccattaatatatttttgtaacgtTTTTTAGTTGTTTGCTTGAATTCTGCATCTGCTAACAGTTCATCAACCATAGTACGTTTTCGTTCCTTATTAGTGAGACGACCAGCTTTACTTTCAAATGGTGAATCTATTACAGTAccaacctaaaaataaatagcaaatacattttagtaaaagtattttagaaataaatatattataatattacttggaAATATTTGGGATATGCTTCAGTTTCATTCTTTTTATAGAAACGTTTAGTATCTAATGCTGATCTCATGCGGATTAAGTCGAGATCATGTCGAACATCATCTGTCAATTTAGTTGCTGGTAAATTAAACCAACCTTTACCTTTGGTTTTTGCTTCTTCTttctaaatacaaaatataaaccacacatgtaattattaaatttaagcaaaacaaagtatttttttattaatagtaaatacattttatcatatataatttgctagtcattaattgaataatatttaaacattaattttaatacattagatTTTAAGATCAGGTACTAACAATAATTTGGAGCTTAAtgatctttaaatataaataaagtgaaactgctacaaaatatttaatataagaactaaaaaataatagttttcagGATTTAAcagaaaagtattaaataatatgatatttatattacaatttttttagcttttaGATACAGACTATTAtgttaatagtaattaattacaaatagtttactactcatattataatgttataataaaaaaattaataagttaagaactataatatacttgaatcatgagtataatattgacaaCCACCAGaaatatacagttattaattataatgaacgGTACTATACGACCATACGCAATAAAAAGCTTATATacctttttatttcttttgatGATCTTTGAGCTCTTTTCGTTAACTGGAACcttgtaatttttttggaaaCCTGGTTTCAAAACGCTTTGACTCAGCAGTGCGTCGACAGCAtccattgttttataaaaataacgactATCTatctaaataatgaaaaaaattgtttttataagtactaaacagtaaatatatagttaattttctaGTCACATGTTGGAAAATCAGCATACTAGTAaagttaattgttattgtattattgttgttggaTTCAAGATTGagtgataagtgataacgataagaaatttcaaataccacggttgatgtataatattattaatatttcattcttACAAAAGACCATCAAAATCATCAAATATGAATTCGATTAATTTTTGACTGTTGTTATGGAcaaattaattctattttgtacaattttgttGTCATACGAAGTATGACTCaacgacattataataatatatatacgactatttatcaataaacataacattttatttttctattaccaTCCATTCAGTTGATTTGGGGACTTTAGGTTTGAGATACAAACCATCTAGGCATGTGCCGAAACctgaagttaattaaaatgttgttctTCATGTACTACTAATGCgtagaattaatatttcaatcacGATTTAAGGTATACCCACCGATGtggaataatatattcatagaaTACTGCATGAATTAAGatatacattgttttaagttaaagaatttaagtatctatttaagtataattaaattatttaaaaattgtaactcattaaaaaatttgatgtgtcttaatattattcgtaGTCCGCGCCTCCGtgggtttattttaaatcgtaatttcaatattaatttatatacatttttgtatactatAGGGATAAAGAAGTTGTTTCCTCCATGATTGGGAATCAAAATGGTAGACCAGAGTACCACAGTCGGTGTcacaatttttgtataacataCAAACCATGTATCATATTGTATGATCatcatttcatttttcatagttttttttttagaatttcagGTATAAATATTCCGATTATTCATCTTTAattcgaataaattattacttgatGTATAATGAATAGTGAATGTTAAGACGTCAACTTTAGGAAATGTTAAACGATATTACAATTAACTACCGATCGTAATTGGTtaggtaaatagtaaatactataaaaacgatttatttaataatattatagttctatatcatattttgatgATTATTGGAACTGTTAAAAGATCAATTATTAAGTCTACACTTCTTACGTTTGTcttcacaatttatttaaattaactgtcAAATATTCGGTTTGATAAAAacgtaaatgtttatatttacaacatcaaatgtgaataaatttttcaaacgGATTAGTATATACCATGAACATGATATgttacagtatatattatatactgttacttacgtatatttttagaatttaataataaataataattctttaatagtaataaagtaCACAGTAATGTATTGTGGAGTTCGGGTCTCTAGTGGTGGCGAGTGGCGaccatagaaaaataatgatatattaaatatttataaagtggGTATGCTTCAGCATGAAGTCTTGTCACTGACGAGCGATAGTCGATAACGCAGAACTCGGTCGGCATCATTTAAAGACTATACTAATATCATTATCCTTATAAAATCGctgcattatttttacttacaacgcagaaattataatacgatacgattataatttataatgataatatagtacctatatgggtaatatatgtttaaaaaaaaaaaaatatgtaacattTTCTCACAAAACGCTGCCAAGGCGTGCGCCGATCCAAGTCTTGTTGCGTCGGCGTATCACGATCGCATAAATTGTAAAACGTTGAGCGCACttcaataagtatataatatgataatattacggGTAACCTAACGAACTAcaacgataataaaaaaaattacttatggCATGTGGGCGTTAAAATATGGTGACttttagtgaaaatatttaaaaacaaaaccaaaTCGGAAGAATACCgcttacgtattttttttttttttatagttgtcTGGCTACCGATTTTTAATAACTCGAAATTCGTCATGAAAATATGTCGAAAtacgtataaatttatttataattataatgtaacatgGATCTAGATAAAATTCTGAGAATCGAATTCTTTTCGATTTGATTTTTTGCTCTGtcggatttatattattataacttaaaaaaactgaGTTATGTACCGACGCACAATGGCTGTGTAATCGCCGTCGTTCTCCTCAATGGATTTCTATGCCATTGTGCACCtactattctatatattatatacttatacagttaTGTGTACACTTTCGTGAACTCAGTTCTCTAGGTCGttaaaacacataaatttCGTTAATATTGTTCATAAGACGgtttcagtatattatattactattttattgtacatttgtacaaGTTTACAACGTATTCATTTTGTTTGctgtcaataatattgtccGCGTTAGACCGCGTATGGCATTATGGGTTTGTAAACACTAAACAGAATACCTACGtgcactaaaaattaaatattaatattatgcttcaGAGTACTACCTACCAACCCCACTAAATTTTCTACGTGGGAAAATGGAAATcgtgtacagtataatatagtataacattattatgtacttcGTAGGTTAGGAATTACAATTTGAGAATTGGGAGGCAAAAATGTGTTTCAGCTTTCAGGGAGGGTCCTGTATTCGTACGTAGCACCCTCTATTAGTCAAACAGTAGTACTCGGCACCCTTCGAAAACGTGCTGAACTTGTACTATAccgtatttactattaatttgtataaccgCGATGTAGGTAAAATATTCGTTTAGATACCGTTTCATTAGTCGGAGAATCGAATTTCTTTACTCCACTTtaggaaaattgaaattatcaaAACACAGTCAAAATAAACCAGTCTTACGGGTTTTCCgagttgttgtttttattttcgaggaataata
Protein-coding regions in this window:
- the LOC114126147 gene encoding uncharacterized protein LOC114126147; the encoded protein is MAYNIHISGPKMIMHNKTLAEMFINQLNNNEGLFGIDCSTGKEYGYQKLKKDVLAVTTAFKKYELGHGDVVMMTDYGSYEGQVVMLAGILMGTTIAALDPNLKKSVLIELINESKPNVLFCNTFSINIMTDILNNITSQPILKISTIVCDGFTTYSSIVVAVEDNLFIRPIKSKNPVGPCAIVYSSGTTGTPKGIYLSDNALKSALISFKQSLMEEPIENKFMMTSPIFWYTGMLLMMLSVHFGKPRLFFSTNPTTEQILCSIDKFKPTFLMTGVAAINKMMFCQITNGHKYNIQSLMTCVVGGSPMRADLQKTIVNNLLQGRIPIKQGYGASEQGIIAVWSMDSDISTVKDGSVGRPAAGIEIKIVNLKTGKCVGPNTEGEIRIKSVSNMEGYVNDMKKTICSYDEDGWFKSGDVGYYTDDCCLFIVGRIKELMFYNHKRIAPIDIETVLLSHPAVLDAGVTGKNSVHGDLLIGVVKVKPGQNIEPEKLVSYVNDRVNDHERLRGGIIFVDDVPRSPAGKLKREELLNLIQ
- the LOC114126143 gene encoding deoxynucleotidyltransferase terminal-interacting protein 2; amino-acid sequence: MDAVDALLSQSVLKPGFQKNYKVPVNEKSSKIIKRNKKKEEAKTKGKGWFNLPATKLTDDVRHDLDLIRMRSALDTKRFYKKNETEAYPKYFQVGTVIDSPFESKAGRLTNKERKRTMVDELLADAEFKQTTKKRYKNILMANPKMASKIRKENRKMNKLKKKRK